In Vibrio gangliei, a single window of DNA contains:
- a CDS encoding DUF1513 domain-containing protein, with product MLPMETNLEHWQRTRRNLLKTALYGGTCWPLLKLESAIAQAVDNSTNIRQPRLIGNSLSPNGQFYTVVADWQGHPIHSVLLPERAHGIAISDPKMNSNTEAVAFGRRPGTFMQVFDYQTGAIRHLVSASEHRHFYGHGVFSADGQYLLATEGIRQTSEGVIGIYDVNQDYKKVEEWRGFGIGPHEIIRLNDGSYAVGVGGVHTDGRTAKNLDSMKPSLARLSQTGEILSQARLPDHKLSIRHLGYNQDDIILCGQQYRGEPSDYPSLIAMQKEHGKLIELHAEPEQWARFNHYIASIAVIEDYVLATSPPGNCYGIWSLSQNKLLELKPLPSASGVISNNEQFYVSSGAGEVIVRSPQGNIKKSNSQIYWDNHWNLIPA from the coding sequence ATTCTACCGATGGAGACTAACTTGGAGCATTGGCAACGTACCCGCAGAAACCTACTAAAAACTGCGTTATACGGTGGTACTTGTTGGCCTTTACTGAAGCTTGAGTCTGCTATTGCTCAAGCAGTTGATAACTCAACAAATATTCGCCAGCCAAGACTGATTGGAAACAGCCTTTCACCGAATGGGCAGTTTTACACCGTAGTGGCGGATTGGCAAGGTCATCCTATTCACTCTGTGTTACTGCCAGAGAGAGCACACGGTATTGCGATTAGTGACCCTAAAATGAACAGCAATACAGAAGCGGTGGCATTTGGTCGAAGACCGGGAACCTTCATGCAAGTGTTTGATTATCAAACGGGTGCAATTCGTCATCTCGTGAGTGCCAGTGAACATCGTCATTTTTATGGGCATGGTGTATTTAGTGCCGATGGACAATATTTATTGGCGACGGAAGGGATTAGGCAAACCAGCGAAGGCGTGATCGGGATCTACGATGTTAATCAAGATTATAAAAAAGTAGAGGAATGGCGTGGTTTTGGGATTGGTCCACATGAAATTATTCGTCTTAATGACGGCAGTTATGCAGTTGGTGTGGGAGGCGTGCATACCGATGGTAGAACCGCTAAAAATCTAGATTCGATGAAACCGAGTCTGGCACGACTGAGCCAAACGGGTGAAATACTAAGTCAAGCGAGACTGCCTGACCATAAGTTGAGTATTCGTCATTTGGGCTATAACCAAGACGATATCATTTTATGTGGCCAGCAATATCGTGGCGAACCTAGTGATTATCCCTCTTTAATTGCCATGCAAAAGGAACATGGCAAGCTAATAGAGTTACATGCAGAGCCAGAGCAGTGGGCCCGATTTAATCATTACATCGCCAGTATTGCGGTGATTGAAGATTATGTATTAGCGACTTCACCACCTGGAAATTGTTACGGTATTTGGTCTTTATCACAAAATAAATTGTTGGAATTGAAGCCGTTACCGAGCGCGTCCGGCGTTATCTCGAATAACGAACAGTTTTATGTTAGCTCGGGGGCTGGAGAAGTAATTGTACGTTCTCCTCAAGGCAACATTAAAAAATCGAACAGTCAGATTTATTGGGATAATCATTGGAATTTGATTCCAGCCTAG
- a CDS encoding imelysin family protein — MKHLSHFLIAISSVTLLATQQTIAAENSSAPIYQIELKAATQLNRQASELNQAVIDYCQDDQKTGLAPLKQQWLDTAQAWMALQGQAKGPEQAISLGWSMQFWPDKKDITGRKMAQIIQQPELWEPQTIAEQSVTVQSLGGLEWLLYDEKSSFAQGDKNACSLAKAISQNFNHNTQKIVTAWQKNPWQGYSAAQWQSEYFGLLNNQMDYTLHKLQRPMGKIGHPKPYFAESWRSQTSLVHIKSNLVAMKALYQADGEHGLDALLRAKGESELADRIVLHFEQAIATLPTSPSLFTQLQTKEGYKNMIAQYNKLEYVQYLLQQEAAVALGIVVGFNSTDGD, encoded by the coding sequence ATGAAGCATTTGTCTCATTTTTTAATAGCAATTTCTTCCGTGACCTTATTGGCCACACAACAAACAATCGCTGCGGAAAACAGCAGTGCTCCTATTTATCAGATTGAACTAAAAGCGGCCACACAACTTAACCGTCAAGCCAGTGAATTAAACCAAGCTGTTATTGACTACTGTCAAGATGACCAAAAGACGGGTTTAGCGCCGTTAAAGCAGCAATGGCTCGATACTGCTCAGGCTTGGATGGCGCTGCAAGGACAAGCTAAAGGACCTGAACAAGCGATTTCCCTCGGATGGTCAATGCAATTTTGGCCAGATAAAAAAGACATCACTGGCCGAAAAATGGCTCAAATTATTCAGCAGCCTGAGTTATGGGAGCCGCAAACCATTGCTGAACAGAGTGTCACCGTTCAAAGTTTAGGTGGGCTGGAGTGGCTGTTATATGACGAGAAATCGTCTTTTGCCCAAGGCGATAAAAATGCATGTTCATTGGCAAAAGCCATTAGTCAGAACTTTAATCACAATACCCAAAAGATAGTTACAGCATGGCAGAAAAACCCTTGGCAAGGCTATTCAGCGGCGCAGTGGCAATCTGAATATTTTGGCTTACTCAATAATCAGATGGATTACACGCTGCATAAATTACAGCGCCCAATGGGAAAGATTGGTCATCCTAAACCCTATTTTGCCGAGTCATGGCGTTCACAAACATCGCTTGTACATATCAAGTCGAATCTGGTTGCTATGAAAGCTTTATACCAAGCTGATGGTGAGCATGGGCTGGATGCATTACTAAGAGCAAAAGGGGAAAGTGAGCTAGCGGATAGAATTGTTCTACATTTTGAGCAAGCTATCGCAACGTTGCCAACTAGCCCATCTTTGTTTACACAGCTGCAAACGAAAGAGGGTTATAAAAACATGATCGCTCAATACAACAAACTAGAGTATGTGCAGTATTTGCTGCAACAAGAAGCGGCTGTCGCACTCGGGATTGTGGTCGGTTTCAATTCTACCGATGGAGACTAA
- a CDS encoding di-heme oxidoreductase family protein: MKHSCLLFSVALILPSFVHAYGVKSGGETSVNKQGSNAYSMPANNLPLSKRLDFSVGNSFFRNPWVQAPSTTDARDGLGPLFNTNGCQNCHIKDGRGHPPEEGEDQAVSMLVRLSVPALTNEQKQQLIINGVIPEPTYGDQLQDFSLPNTTPEGKIRITYEPVTVEFSDGEKVELRKPRLQIHDLSQGPLAPQTMLSARVAPPMIGLGLLESVPDNTLYELAETQRLENKGISGRVNQVWDVEMQSTVVGRFGWKAGQPTLIQQDAAAFNGDLGLTSAFFTQENCSSKQPICADLPNGNSEDEQVEVSKKILKFVEFYSQHLAVPVRRNLDDPSVQKGQAVFEQVGCNSCHIPTLKTGSRESLPALSNQTIHPYTDLLLHDMGEGLADNRPEFLATGKEWRTPPLWGIGYTEEVNGHTYYLHDGRARNLMEAILWHGGEAQTSRDAVLNLTQSERTALIAFLNSL; encoded by the coding sequence ATGAAGCATTCTTGTTTACTTTTTTCAGTCGCGTTGATACTGCCTTCCTTTGTTCATGCTTATGGTGTGAAATCGGGTGGCGAAACCAGTGTTAATAAGCAAGGCAGTAATGCCTATTCTATGCCTGCCAATAATCTGCCATTGTCAAAACGGTTAGATTTTAGTGTTGGTAATTCTTTCTTTCGCAACCCTTGGGTTCAAGCACCTTCCACTACTGATGCACGTGATGGGCTTGGCCCTTTATTTAATACCAATGGTTGCCAAAACTGTCATATCAAAGATGGGCGAGGTCATCCGCCAGAAGAAGGCGAAGATCAAGCCGTTTCCATGTTAGTTCGGCTTAGCGTGCCAGCCTTAACCAATGAGCAAAAACAACAATTGATTATAAATGGCGTCATTCCTGAGCCTACTTATGGGGATCAATTACAAGATTTTTCTCTCCCTAATACGACGCCTGAAGGGAAAATTCGCATTACTTATGAGCCGGTTACGGTTGAGTTTTCAGATGGTGAAAAAGTTGAATTACGTAAGCCAAGGCTTCAAATTCATGATCTTTCACAAGGCCCATTAGCGCCACAAACCATGCTTTCTGCTCGTGTTGCACCACCTATGATTGGGCTTGGATTATTGGAGTCGGTGCCTGATAACACCTTGTATGAGCTTGCTGAAACACAGCGCTTAGAAAACAAAGGCATAAGCGGGCGAGTCAATCAAGTGTGGGACGTTGAAATGCAATCGACCGTTGTTGGGCGTTTTGGTTGGAAAGCAGGACAACCCACTTTAATTCAACAAGATGCTGCCGCTTTTAATGGCGACCTGGGCTTAACCAGCGCTTTTTTTACACAGGAAAATTGCAGTAGCAAACAGCCTATTTGTGCAGACTTACCAAATGGTAATAGTGAGGATGAACAGGTCGAGGTGAGCAAAAAAATCCTCAAATTTGTTGAGTTTTATTCTCAGCATTTAGCAGTACCTGTTCGTAGAAATCTTGATGACCCTAGCGTACAAAAAGGACAAGCTGTTTTCGAACAAGTGGGCTGCAATTCATGTCATATTCCAACGCTCAAAACAGGAAGCAGAGAATCTCTACCGGCATTATCGAATCAAACCATTCACCCATACACCGATCTGCTTTTACATGACATGGGAGAAGGGCTAGCCGATAACCGACCTGAGTTTTTGGCAACAGGTAAAGAATGGCGCACCCCACCGCTATGGGGAATTGGCTACACCGAAGAAGTGAATGGGCATACCTACTATTTGCATGATGGCCGCGCACGTAATTTGATGGAAGCGATTCTCTGGCATGGTGGTGAAGCGCAAACTTCCAGAGATGCGGTTCTAAATCTCACACAGTCGGAGCGTACGGCGCTGATTGCATTTTTGAATTCGTTATAA
- a CDS encoding imelysin family protein, with amino-acid sequence MLNFKTSSLFISGLLATSNMAFAAEPKEVVSNYADIAYAVFDDAYITAQNLQKAIDKLIDNPSTETLEQARNAWLASRVPYQQSETFRFSNPVVDDWEGQLNAWPLDEGLIDYVAKGYHHELGNEGAQANIIANTTLQVGADKIDATSITPELLASLNELAGSEANVATGYHAIEFLLWGQDLHGTEAGAGERAYTDYLQGENCTNGHCDRRAQYLKAATQLLVQDLAWMKDQWAAESKDNYRTELLQQPAEEGLRKMLFGMGSLSLGELAGERMKVALEANSTEDEHDCFSDNTHNSHFYNEQGIYNVFNGSYTRVDGSVVKGASLKDLVAEKDKAAAEAIAKQFDATRNQVHTLVDSAEQDNQHFDQLIASSNKKGNQLVQASIDALVKQTEAIEKTAALVGITNLSPDNADHDF; translated from the coding sequence ATGCTTAATTTTAAAACGTCTTCACTATTTATTTCTGGCCTTTTAGCAACGAGTAATATGGCATTTGCAGCAGAACCTAAAGAAGTTGTGAGTAATTATGCTGATATTGCTTATGCTGTCTTTGATGATGCATACATAACGGCTCAAAATTTACAAAAAGCCATTGATAAGTTAATTGATAATCCTTCAACTGAAACGCTAGAACAAGCTCGTAACGCTTGGCTCGCCTCTCGAGTCCCTTATCAGCAATCAGAAACTTTCCGATTCAGTAACCCTGTTGTTGATGATTGGGAAGGGCAATTAAATGCTTGGCCATTGGATGAAGGCTTGATTGATTATGTCGCAAAAGGATATCACCATGAGCTTGGGAATGAAGGCGCGCAAGCGAATATTATCGCAAATACAACGCTGCAAGTTGGCGCTGACAAAATAGATGCCACATCGATTACGCCAGAATTATTAGCGAGCTTGAACGAGCTTGCAGGTTCAGAAGCCAATGTTGCAACCGGTTATCATGCCATTGAATTTTTGCTGTGGGGACAAGATTTGCACGGCACAGAGGCTGGTGCTGGTGAGCGAGCTTATACCGATTACCTTCAAGGTGAAAACTGCACCAATGGACACTGTGACCGTCGAGCTCAGTATTTAAAAGCGGCGACGCAATTGTTAGTACAAGATTTAGCATGGATGAAAGATCAGTGGGCAGCAGAAAGTAAAGATAACTACCGCACTGAACTGCTACAACAACCCGCAGAAGAAGGGCTGCGCAAAATGCTATTTGGCATGGGGTCATTGTCGCTAGGTGAACTGGCTGGCGAACGTATGAAAGTCGCATTAGAAGCCAACTCAACCGAAGATGAGCACGACTGTTTCTCAGATAACACACACAATTCGCATTTCTATAATGAGCAAGGCATTTACAACGTGTTTAATGGTTCCTATACGCGTGTCGATGGTTCAGTCGTAAAAGGTGCCAGCTTAAAAGATTTAGTTGCAGAAAAAGATAAAGCGGCGGCTGAGGCGATTGCAAAGCAGTTTGATGCGACACGTAATCAAGTCCATACCTTGGTTGATTCTGCAGAGCAAGATAATCAACATTTTGATCAACTGATTGCCTCTAGCAACAAGAAGGGTAACCAATTAGTACAAGCATCGATTGATGCACTTGTGAAACAAACAGAAGCGATTGAAAAAACCGCAGCATTAGTGGGAATTACTAATCTAAGTCCTGATAACGCTGATCACGATTTTTAA
- a CDS encoding GTP cyclohydrolase II, which translates to MAEVRARVDLKVGKKSDIDAEILSFSGLKTDKEHIAIIFKSADKSPQVPLVRMHSECLTGDVFHSSRCDCGEQLDETIEKMGQQGGILLYLRQEGRGIGLYNKIDAYRLQSAGMNTYEANNHLGFGDDLRDFSEAAQMLKALGVLKIKLITNNPKKMKELQEFGIELEEVIPTHVHIKTGNESYLKAKASHGKHRLHFDDDL; encoded by the coding sequence ATGGCGGAAGTTAGAGCCAGAGTAGATTTAAAAGTCGGTAAAAAAAGCGATATTGATGCAGAGATATTATCGTTTAGTGGATTAAAAACGGATAAAGAACATATCGCCATTATTTTTAAATCAGCAGATAAGTCACCACAAGTGCCACTTGTCCGTATGCATTCAGAATGCTTAACCGGTGATGTTTTTCATTCATCGCGTTGTGATTGCGGTGAACAACTTGATGAAACGATTGAAAAAATGGGGCAGCAGGGGGGCATCTTGCTCTATTTACGTCAAGAAGGGCGCGGCATTGGTTTATACAATAAGATTGATGCTTATCGCTTGCAAAGCGCAGGTATGAATACCTATGAAGCCAACAATCATTTAGGTTTTGGTGATGATTTACGAGATTTTTCAGAAGCGGCGCAAATGCTGAAAGCGCTGGGCGTTTTGAAAATTAAGCTAATTACTAATAACCCGAAAAAAATGAAAGAGCTGCAAGAGTTTGGCATCGAATTAGAAGAAGTTATCCCTACACATGTACATATTAAGACAGGAAATGAAAGCTATTTGAAAGCAAAAGCTTCTCATGGAAAACATCGACTACACTTTGATGACGACTTGTGA